The Pseudomonas triclosanedens genome has a window encoding:
- a CDS encoding metallophosphoesterase family protein yields MNTSLRLGVIADTHGLLRPEALDALRGCERILHLGDIGPASLLDRLRELAPLDVVRGNNDTEDWASELPETLLLELGGLRLYLIHDLKQLAIDPVAERIDLVLAGHSHKPLNERRNGVLYLNPGSAGPRRFKLPIALAILTVSEGIAAVEMVTLV; encoded by the coding sequence ATGAACACTTCACTGCGCCTCGGCGTGATCGCCGACACCCACGGCCTGCTGCGCCCGGAAGCGCTGGATGCGCTGCGCGGCTGCGAGCGCATCCTGCACCTGGGCGACATCGGCCCCGCATCCCTCCTCGACCGGCTCCGCGAGCTGGCGCCGCTGGATGTGGTGCGCGGCAACAACGACACCGAGGACTGGGCCAGCGAGTTGCCGGAAACGTTGCTGCTGGAGCTGGGCGGGCTGCGCCTGTACCTGATTCATGACCTCAAGCAATTGGCCATCGACCCGGTAGCCGAACGCATTGACCTGGTACTTGCCGGGCATTCGCACAAACCACTGAACGAGCGGCGCAACGGGGTGCTGTACCTGAATCCCGGCAGCGCCGGGCCGCGGCGGTTCAAGCTGCCGATTGCGTTGGCGATTCTGACCGTGAGCGAGGGTATTGCCGCGGTGGAGATGGTCACGCTCGTCTGA
- a CDS encoding nucleobase:cation symporter-2 family protein: MSSLNEPSTAKDQPDLVYGLEDRPSLPIALLAALQHLLAIIVPIVTPGLLICQALGVSPRDTNLIVSMSLVISGIATFVQCKRFGPFGAGLLIVQGTSFNFVGPLIAGGALMVKNGTPVEAVMAAIFGVVMAGSFVEMGVSRILPFVKRLITPLVTGIVVLMIGLTLIKVGLISMGGGFTAMGNGTFANGENLLLSGLVLAIIVILNRIPVVWMRSGAIVIALAVGYALAGYLGRLDFTGMHEAPMFQVPVPLHFGLGFSWSLFIPMLVIYLVTSLEAIGDVTATSKISRQPVEGPLWMQRIKGGVLVNGANSLLAGLFNTFPSSVFAQNNGVIQLTGVASRHVGLWIAAMLIVLGLFPSVAGVIQAVPEPVLGGAVMVMFGAVAASGINILAGTHLDRRALLIIAVSLALGLGISQVPEFLAHMPHAIRNVLESGVATGGICALLLNWFLPESEAAKASHNE; the protein is encoded by the coding sequence ATGAGCTCCCTCAACGAACCGTCCACCGCCAAGGATCAGCCCGACCTGGTCTACGGCCTGGAAGACCGCCCGTCCCTGCCCATTGCCTTGCTGGCTGCGCTGCAACACCTGCTGGCGATCATCGTGCCGATCGTCACCCCCGGCCTGCTGATCTGCCAGGCGCTGGGCGTTTCGCCGCGCGACACCAACCTGATCGTGTCGATGTCGCTGGTCATCTCCGGCATTGCCACCTTCGTCCAGTGCAAGCGCTTCGGGCCGTTCGGCGCGGGCCTGCTGATCGTCCAGGGCACAAGCTTCAACTTCGTAGGCCCGCTGATCGCGGGCGGCGCGCTGATGGTGAAGAACGGCACGCCGGTGGAAGCAGTGATGGCGGCGATCTTCGGCGTGGTGATGGCCGGTTCCTTCGTGGAGATGGGCGTATCGCGCATCCTGCCGTTCGTGAAGCGCCTGATCACGCCGCTGGTCACCGGCATCGTGGTGCTGATGATCGGCCTGACGCTGATCAAGGTCGGCCTGATCAGCATGGGCGGAGGCTTCACCGCGATGGGCAACGGCACCTTCGCCAACGGTGAAAACCTGCTGCTGTCCGGCCTTGTTCTGGCGATCATCGTCATCCTCAACCGCATCCCGGTGGTATGGATGCGCAGCGGCGCGATCGTCATCGCGCTGGCCGTGGGCTACGCGCTGGCCGGTTACCTGGGCCGCCTGGACTTCACCGGCATGCACGAAGCGCCGATGTTCCAGGTGCCGGTCCCGCTGCACTTCGGCCTGGGCTTCTCCTGGAGCCTGTTCATCCCGATGCTGGTGATCTACCTGGTCACCTCGCTGGAAGCCATCGGCGACGTCACCGCCACCAGCAAGATTTCCCGCCAGCCGGTGGAAGGCCCGCTGTGGATGCAGCGGATCAAGGGCGGCGTGCTGGTGAACGGCGCCAATTCGCTGCTGGCCGGCCTGTTCAACACCTTCCCCAGTTCGGTCTTCGCGCAGAACAATGGCGTGATCCAACTCACTGGCGTGGCCAGCCGTCACGTTGGCCTGTGGATCGCCGCGATGCTGATCGTGCTCGGCCTGTTCCCCAGCGTGGCCGGGGTGATCCAGGCCGTGCCGGAGCCGGTGCTCGGCGGCGCGGTGATGGTGATGTTCGGCGCGGTCGCCGCATCGGGCATCAACATCCTCGCTGGCACCCACCTGGACCGCCGTGCGCTGCTGATCATCGCCGTCAGCCTGGCGCTGGGCCTGGGCATCTCGCAGGTGCCTGAGTTCCTTGCGCACATGCCGCATGCCATCCGCAATGTGCTGGAGTCGGGCGTCGCTACGGGCGGCATCTGTGCCCTGCTGCTGAACTGGTTCCTGCCCGAGTCCGAAGCCGCCAAGGCCTCGCACAACGAGTGA
- a CDS encoding 3-hydroxyacyl-CoA dehydrogenase, which translates to MSQNIRIASAAVIGAGTMGRGIAMCLANAGVQVLWLDNNPQMLTQALGVVADTYAHNVRQGRIDEAEAARRRARISQAANYAAIREVDLVIEAVYENLELKQSIFRELDAALKPSAILASNTSYLDIDAIASVTGRPSQVLGLHFFSPAHIMKLLEIVRGAKTAPAVLDAALELGERMGKVSVVAGNCHGFIGNRMLEKYVQESRRLILEGSLPHQVDAAIQGFGFAMGPFRMFDVVGIDLEWRARELAGKGQDAPTVQVDNRLCEMGRFGQKTGNGFYHYEPGSRQAEHDPEVDALVLRESERLGYARRDIGDAEIVERCLLALVNEGAKILDEGIASTSADIDTVYLNGYGFPKDKSGPMAWADAQGLQSVLARLRDLSGEHGAHWQPAALIERLAAAGGRFADVKQEH; encoded by the coding sequence ATGAGCCAGAACATCCGCATCGCCAGCGCCGCCGTCATCGGCGCCGGCACCATGGGCCGGGGCATCGCCATGTGCCTGGCCAACGCCGGCGTGCAGGTCCTGTGGCTGGACAACAATCCGCAGATGCTGACCCAGGCCCTGGGCGTGGTGGCCGACACTTACGCACATAACGTACGCCAGGGCCGTATCGACGAAGCCGAGGCGGCCCGACGCCGCGCGCGCATCTCCCAGGCGGCCAACTATGCGGCGATCCGCGAGGTCGACCTGGTGATCGAAGCGGTGTACGAGAACCTCGAACTCAAGCAGTCGATCTTCCGTGAGCTGGATGCGGCGCTGAAACCCTCGGCCATCCTGGCGTCCAACACCTCCTATCTCGATATCGACGCCATCGCCAGCGTGACCGGGCGTCCGTCCCAGGTCCTGGGCCTGCACTTCTTCAGCCCGGCGCACATCATGAAGCTGCTGGAGATCGTGCGCGGCGCCAAGACCGCGCCCGCCGTGCTCGACGCGGCGCTGGAACTGGGCGAGCGCATGGGCAAGGTCAGCGTGGTGGCCGGCAACTGCCACGGCTTCATCGGCAACCGCATGCTGGAGAAGTACGTCCAGGAATCGCGCCGGCTGATCCTCGAAGGCTCGCTGCCGCACCAGGTGGATGCGGCAATCCAGGGCTTCGGCTTCGCCATGGGGCCGTTCCGCATGTTCGATGTGGTCGGCATCGACCTCGAATGGCGCGCCCGCGAACTGGCCGGCAAGGGCCAGGACGCGCCGACCGTGCAGGTGGACAATCGCCTGTGCGAGATGGGCCGCTTCGGCCAGAAGACCGGCAACGGCTTCTACCACTACGAGCCGGGCAGCCGTCAGGCCGAGCACGACCCGGAAGTCGACGCCCTGGTGCTGCGCGAGTCCGAGCGCCTGGGCTATGCCCGCCGCGACATCGGCGACGCGGAAATCGTCGAGCGCTGCCTGCTGGCGCTGGTCAACGAAGGCGCGAAGATCCTCGATGAAGGCATTGCCTCCACGAGTGCCGACATCGACACCGTCTACCTCAACGGCTACGGCTTCCCCAAGGACAAGTCCGGCCCCATGGCCTGGGCCGACGCCCAGGGCCTGCAGAGCGTGCTGGCGCGCCTGCGCGACCTGTCCGGTGAGCACGGCGCGCACTGGCAACCGGCCGCGCTGATCGAGCGCCTGGCCGCCGCCGGTGGCCGCTTCGCCGACGTAAAACAGGAGCATTGA
- a CDS encoding pilin, translated as MKSMQKGFTLIELMIVIAIIGILASIAFPAYQDYTARSQAVEALQATAGIQGDVAVDTANAGSLTATTDTIAAAQDLEGKYFKAKSASVTSGGIISVKFDSGALNGQTMTLTPTLNAAKNQIASWKCTGLSKNNTLPSGCR; from the coding sequence ATGAAAAGTATGCAGAAGGGTTTTACCCTTATCGAACTGATGATCGTAATTGCGATTATCGGTATTCTGGCCTCGATTGCCTTCCCGGCATATCAGGATTACACGGCTCGCTCCCAGGCTGTCGAGGCATTGCAGGCGACGGCGGGAATCCAGGGTGATGTAGCTGTCGACACCGCAAATGCAGGATCCTTGACGGCGACGACAGATACCATTGCTGCAGCCCAAGACCTTGAGGGGAAGTATTTCAAGGCTAAGAGCGCCAGTGTTACGAGTGGCGGGATTATAAGTGTGAAGTTTGATTCTGGCGCCCTGAATGGTCAAACAATGACTTTGACTCCAACGCTGAATGCTGCAAAAAACCAGATTGCTAGCTGGAAGTGCACCGGCTTGTCTAAGAATAATACCCTTCCATCCGGGTGTCGTTGA
- a CDS encoding acyl-CoA dehydrogenase C-terminal domain-containing protein — MSYQAPLRDMRFVLHELFDVSAHCEQLGNGLDRELIDGVLEEGARYTGEVVAPLNRNSDEQGATLQDGEVTTPDGFREAYRQYCDNGWASMTGPTEFGGQGFPQMVAACFHEMLMAASLSFRVYSGLTEGAVLALYKHGAPELQRDYLAKMVSGVWAGTMCLTEPQAGTDLALLRTRAEPQADGSYSVSGSKIFISGGEQDLSENIVHLVLARLPDAPAGVKGISLFLVPKFIANPDGTLGARNALSCGAIEHKMGIKGASTCVMNFDGATGWLIGQANQGLACMFTMMNDARFQVGLQGLGIAERSFQGALAYARERLQSRALSGPAEPSKAADPIIVHPDVRRMLLTQKTLTEGSRMLAALCARELDLEHGHSDADARKAAGKRAALLIPFVKSFLTDMGQEVASLGVQVYGGHGFIREWGMEQLMRDSRITQIYEGTNGIQALDLVRRKLLGDGGAELNALIGELAAVCEVAGARPELAALSETVRQRLLEWRSLTAEVIAACQRDVQEIGATSVDFLQYSSYVLLAGLWVRAAGVAQAKLAAGEGDADFYRAKLASADFYVRRILPRASMHREALLGGASCLMALDAEHFAF, encoded by the coding sequence ATGAGCTACCAGGCACCCCTGCGCGACATGCGCTTCGTCCTCCACGAACTGTTCGACGTCAGCGCCCACTGCGAGCAACTGGGCAACGGCCTCGACCGCGAACTGATCGACGGCGTGCTGGAAGAAGGCGCGCGCTACACCGGCGAAGTGGTCGCACCGCTCAATCGCAACAGCGACGAGCAGGGCGCGACCTTGCAGGATGGCGAAGTCACCACCCCGGACGGCTTCCGCGAGGCCTACCGGCAGTATTGCGACAACGGCTGGGCAAGCATGACCGGGCCGACCGAGTTTGGTGGCCAGGGCTTCCCGCAGATGGTCGCGGCCTGCTTCCACGAGATGCTGATGGCCGCCTCGCTGTCCTTCCGTGTCTATTCCGGCCTCACCGAGGGTGCGGTGCTGGCGCTGTACAAGCACGGCGCGCCGGAGCTGCAGCGCGACTACCTGGCGAAGATGGTCAGCGGCGTATGGGCCGGCACCATGTGCCTTACCGAACCCCAGGCCGGCACCGACCTCGCCCTCCTGCGCACCCGCGCCGAACCCCAGGCCGACGGCAGCTACAGCGTCAGCGGCAGCAAGATATTCATCAGCGGCGGCGAGCAGGACTTGTCCGAGAACATCGTCCACCTGGTGCTGGCGCGCCTGCCGGACGCCCCGGCGGGAGTGAAGGGCATCAGCCTGTTCCTCGTACCGAAGTTCATCGCCAACCCCGACGGCACGCTGGGCGCGCGCAACGCCCTGAGCTGCGGCGCCATCGAGCACAAGATGGGCATCAAGGGCGCGTCCACCTGCGTGATGAACTTCGACGGCGCCACCGGCTGGCTGATCGGCCAGGCCAACCAGGGCCTGGCGTGCATGTTCACCATGATGAACGACGCGCGCTTCCAGGTCGGCCTGCAAGGGCTGGGCATCGCCGAGCGCTCCTTCCAGGGCGCGCTGGCCTATGCCCGCGAGCGCCTGCAATCGCGCGCGCTGAGCGGCCCGGCCGAGCCGTCGAAAGCTGCCGACCCGATCATCGTCCACCCGGATGTGCGGCGCATGCTGCTGACCCAGAAGACCCTCACCGAAGGCAGCCGCATGCTGGCCGCCCTGTGTGCACGGGAGCTGGACCTGGAGCACGGCCATAGCGATGCCGACGCGCGCAAGGCCGCGGGCAAGCGCGCGGCCCTGCTGATCCCGTTCGTGAAATCCTTCCTCACCGACATGGGCCAGGAAGTCGCCAGCCTCGGTGTGCAGGTCTATGGCGGGCACGGCTTCATTCGCGAGTGGGGCATGGAGCAACTGATGCGCGACAGCCGCATCACCCAGATCTACGAAGGCACCAACGGCATCCAGGCCCTCGACCTGGTGCGCCGCAAACTGCTGGGCGACGGCGGTGCCGAGCTGAACGCGCTGATCGGCGAGCTAGCCGCGGTATGCGAGGTCGCCGGCGCCCGCCCCGAACTGGCGGCGCTGTCGGAAACCGTGCGCCAGCGCCTGCTGGAATGGCGCAGCCTCACCGCCGAAGTGATCGCTGCCTGCCAGCGCGACGTACAGGAAATCGGCGCCACCTCCGTGGACTTCCTGCAGTACTCGTCCTACGTGCTGCTCGCCGGGCTCTGGGTGCGCGCGGCTGGCGTGGCGCAGGCGAAGCTGGCAGCGGGCGAGGGCGACGCGGACTTCTACCGCGCCAAGCTGGCCAGTGCGGACTTCTATGTCCGCCGCATCCTGCCGCGCGCCAGCATGCACCGCGAGGCCCTGCTGGGGGGTGCCTCCTGCCTGATGGCACTGGACGCGGAGCACTTCGCGTTCTGA
- the ilvD gene encoding dihydroxy-acid dehydratase produces the protein MPDYRSKTSTHGRNMAGARALWRATGMKDEDFKKPIIAIANSFTQFVPGHVHLKDLGQLVAREIEKHGGVAKEFNTIAVDDGIAMGHDGMLYSLPSREIIADSVEYMVNAHCADAIVCISNCDKITPGMLMAALRLNIPVVFVSGGPMEAGKTKLASHGLDLVDAMVVAADDSCSDEKVAEYERSACPTCGSCSGMFTANSMNCLTEALGLSLPGNGSTLATHSDREQLFLRAGRLAVELCQRYYGEGDDSVLPRNIANFKAFENAMTLDIAMGGSTNTILHLLAAAQEAEVPFDLRDIDRLSRKVPQLCKVAPNIQKYHMEDVHRAGGIFSILGELARGGLLHTDVGTVHSPSMADAIAEWDITQTQDEKVHTFFKAGPAGIPTQVAFSQSTRWDSLDDDRAEGCIRSVEHAYSQEGGLAVLYGNIALDGCVVKTAGVDESIHVFEGTAKIFESQDAAVKGILADEVKPGDIVIIRYEGPKGGPGMQEMLYPTSYLKSKGLGKQCALLTDGRFSGGTSGLSIGHASPEAAAGGAIGLVQDGDKVLIDIPNRSINLLVSDDELAARRVEQDKKGWKPAQPRARKVSTALKAYALLATSADKGAVRDKALLEG, from the coding sequence ATGCCCGATTACCGCTCGAAAACCTCCACCCACGGCCGCAACATGGCCGGCGCCCGCGCCCTGTGGCGCGCCACCGGGATGAAGGACGAAGACTTCAAGAAACCGATCATCGCCATCGCCAACTCCTTCACCCAGTTCGTGCCCGGCCACGTGCACCTGAAGGACCTGGGCCAACTGGTCGCCCGCGAGATCGAAAAGCACGGCGGCGTGGCCAAGGAATTCAACACCATCGCCGTGGACGACGGCATCGCGATGGGCCACGACGGCATGCTCTACTCCCTGCCGAGCCGCGAGATCATCGCCGACTCCGTGGAGTACATGGTCAACGCCCACTGCGCCGACGCCATCGTCTGCATCTCCAACTGCGACAAGATCACCCCCGGCATGCTGATGGCCGCCCTGCGCCTGAACATCCCGGTGGTATTCGTCTCCGGCGGCCCGATGGAAGCCGGCAAGACCAAGCTGGCCAGCCACGGCCTGGACCTGGTCGACGCGATGGTGGTTGCCGCCGACGACTCCTGCTCCGACGAGAAAGTCGCCGAGTACGAGCGCAGCGCCTGCCCCACCTGCGGTTCGTGCTCCGGCATGTTCACCGCCAACTCCATGAACTGCCTGACCGAAGCTCTCGGCCTGTCCCTGCCGGGCAACGGTTCGACCCTGGCCACCCACTCCGACCGCGAACAACTGTTCCTGCGCGCTGGCCGCCTGGCCGTCGAACTGTGCCAGCGCTACTACGGCGAAGGCGACGACTCCGTACTCCCGCGCAACATCGCCAACTTCAAGGCGTTCGAGAACGCCATGACCCTCGATATCGCGATGGGCGGTTCGACCAACACCATCCTGCACCTGCTGGCCGCCGCCCAGGAGGCGGAAGTGCCGTTCGACCTGCGCGACATCGATCGTCTGTCGCGCAAGGTTCCGCAACTGTGCAAGGTGGCGCCGAACATCCAGAAGTACCACATGGAAGACGTGCACCGCGCCGGCGGCATCTTCTCCATCCTCGGCGAACTGGCCCGTGGCGGCCTGCTGCACACCGACGTGGGCACCGTGCACAGCCCGAGCATGGCCGACGCCATTGCCGAATGGGATATCACCCAGACCCAGGACGAGAAGGTCCACACCTTCTTCAAGGCCGGCCCCGCCGGCATCCCCACGCAAGTGGCGTTCAGCCAGAGCACCCGCTGGGACAGCCTGGACGATGACCGCGCCGAAGGCTGCATCCGCAGCGTCGAGCACGCCTACTCCCAGGAAGGCGGCCTGGCCGTGCTGTACGGCAACATCGCCCTGGACGGCTGCGTGGTGAAAACCGCCGGCGTGGATGAATCCATCCACGTATTCGAAGGCACCGCGAAGATCTTCGAAAGCCAGGACGCCGCCGTGAAAGGCATCCTCGCCGACGAAGTCAAACCGGGCGATATCGTGATCATCCGCTACGAAGGCCCGAAAGGCGGCCCGGGCATGCAGGAAATGCTGTACCCGACCAGCTACCTGAAGTCCAAGGGCCTGGGCAAGCAGTGCGCCCTGCTCACCGACGGCCGCTTCTCCGGCGGCACCTCCGGCCTTTCCATCGGCCACGCCTCCCCGGAAGCCGCCGCTGGCGGCGCCATCGGCCTGGTACAGGACGGCGACAAGGTGCTGATCGACATCCCCAACCGCAGCATCAACCTGCTGGTGAGCGACGACGAACTCGCCGCCCGCCGCGTCGAGCAGGACAAGAAAGGCTGGAAACCGGCCCAACCGCGTGCGCGCAAGGTAAGTACTGCACTGAAGGCTTATGCGCTGCTGGCAACCAGTGCGGATAAGGGTGCGGTGCGGGATAAGGCATTGCTGGAAGGGTGA
- a CDS encoding DUF2868 domain-containing protein produces the protein MSETPASALESLWLCEAVRLREEQAGPLEDSEANRRAIVAGGDLAQRLQRRALLLAERDGQRSALHTWTQGARLALFVLLALALFTGGGLALAALGDGLRPVNVFWALASLLGLHLITLVGWGLAFFAGGEAAGALGRLWLWLSGKLARDAHAAQLAPALLVLLDRRKLTRWALGLLVHGLWLAALSSALGVMLALLATRRYGFVWETTILGGDTFIALTHGLGALPALLGFPQPDAELVRASGDALVANEAARHAWAGWLVGILLVYGVLLRGALWLLCLWHWKRGRASLALDVSLPGYALLRERLMPASERLGVSDAAPDELIEPQAQAPASTADGALLVSIELLDRPDWPPKLPAGVANAGDLDDGAQRRRLLEQLTRYPPARLAIACDPRRSPDRGTLALIAELSRCAAATRVWLLQAPPGEALDADRLGDWHAAIERLQLPHTSASPLGWLETGHD, from the coding sequence GTGAGCGAGACCCCCGCTTCCGCCCTTGAATCCCTGTGGCTGTGCGAAGCCGTGCGCTTGCGCGAGGAGCAGGCCGGCCCGCTGGAAGACAGCGAAGCCAACCGCCGCGCCATCGTCGCTGGCGGCGATCTTGCGCAGCGCCTGCAACGGCGTGCCCTGTTGCTGGCCGAACGCGATGGCCAGCGCAGCGCCCTGCATACCTGGACCCAGGGGGCGCGGCTGGCGCTGTTCGTGTTGCTGGCGCTGGCGTTGTTCACCGGCGGCGGCCTGGCCCTGGCGGCTCTGGGCGACGGCCTGCGGCCGGTGAATGTGTTCTGGGCGCTGGCCAGCCTGCTCGGCCTGCACCTCATCACCCTGGTTGGCTGGGGCCTGGCCTTCTTCGCCGGCGGCGAAGCGGCGGGCGCGCTCGGGCGCCTGTGGCTGTGGCTGAGCGGCAAGCTCGCCCGCGACGCCCATGCAGCACAGCTCGCCCCTGCGCTGCTGGTCCTGCTCGACCGCCGGAAACTCACTCGCTGGGCGCTGGGCCTGCTGGTCCACGGCCTGTGGTTGGCGGCACTGAGCAGCGCGCTGGGCGTGATGCTCGCGCTGCTGGCGACGCGGCGCTACGGCTTCGTCTGGGAAACCACCATCCTCGGCGGCGACACCTTCATCGCCCTCACTCACGGCCTTGGGGCATTGCCGGCGCTGCTCGGCTTTCCGCAGCCGGATGCCGAACTGGTACGCGCCAGTGGCGACGCCCTGGTCGCCAACGAAGCCGCGCGCCATGCCTGGGCGGGCTGGCTGGTGGGTATCCTGCTGGTCTACGGCGTGCTGCTGCGCGGCGCGCTCTGGCTGCTCTGCCTGTGGCACTGGAAGCGCGGCCGCGCAAGCCTGGCGCTGGACGTATCGCTGCCCGGCTACGCGCTGCTGCGTGAGCGCCTGATGCCGGCCAGCGAGCGCTTGGGCGTCAGCGATGCCGCGCCGGACGAGCTGATTGAGCCGCAGGCACAGGCCCCGGCGTCCACCGCTGACGGCGCTCTGCTGGTTTCCATCGAACTGCTCGACCGGCCCGACTGGCCGCCGAAGCTGCCGGCTGGCGTGGCCAATGCGGGCGACCTGGACGATGGCGCACAGCGTCGCCGCCTGCTGGAGCAACTCACCCGCTACCCGCCGGCGCGCCTGGCGATTGCCTGCGACCCACGCCGCTCGCCGGATCGCGGCACCCTGGCGCTGATCGCCGAGCTGTCCCGCTGCGCCGCCGCCACGCGCGTCTGGCTGCTGCAGGCGCCGCCGGGCGAAGCGCTGGACGCCGACCGCCTGGGCGACTGGCACGCCGCCATCGAACGCCTGCAACTGCCGCACACCTCGGCATCGCCGCTGGGCTGGCTGGAGACCGGGCATGACTGA
- a CDS encoding dihydrofolate reductase, which translates to MAQALPLAMIAALADNRVIGVDNRLPWHLPQDLKHFKAMTLGKPVIMGRKTWDSLGRPLPGRLNIVVTRQEGLVLEGAEVFTSLDAALQRAAEWAQEEEAEELMLIGGAQLYSEALERAERLYLTRVGLSPAGDAHFPEVNESQWHLASSIEHDAEGDTPAYAFEVWERA; encoded by the coding sequence ATGGCCCAAGCCCTGCCCCTGGCGATGATCGCCGCCCTTGCCGACAACCGCGTGATCGGTGTCGACAACCGCCTGCCCTGGCACCTGCCGCAGGACCTCAAGCACTTCAAGGCGATGACTCTGGGCAAACCGGTGATCATGGGCCGCAAGACTTGGGATTCGCTGGGCCGCCCGCTGCCGGGCCGGCTGAACATCGTGGTCACCCGCCAGGAGGGCCTCGTGCTGGAAGGCGCGGAAGTCTTCACCAGCCTCGACGCCGCGCTGCAACGTGCCGCTGAATGGGCACAGGAAGAGGAAGCCGAGGAGCTGATGCTGATCGGCGGCGCGCAGCTCTACAGCGAGGCGCTGGAGCGCGCCGAGCGCCTCTACCTGACCCGCGTGGGCCTGAGCCCCGCGGGCGATGCGCACTTCCCCGAGGTGAACGAGAGCCAGTGGCACCTGGCATCGAGCATCGAGCACGACGCGGAAGGCGACACCCCGGCCTATGCGTTCGAGGTGTGGGAGCGGGCCTGA
- a CDS encoding GTPase/DUF3482 domain-containing protein: MTDALKLAVVGHTNVGKTSLLRTLTRDVGFGEVSHRPSTTRHVEGARLSVDGEPLLELYDTPGLEDAIALRDFLDGLERPGERLDGPEKLRRFLDGSEARGRFEQEAKVLRQLLASDAGLYVIDAREPVLAKYRDELAVLAACARPLLPVLNFVASPQHREEQWREALSRLGLHALVRFDSVAPPLDGERRLYESLALLLERARPQLDRLVADHEAQAVARREAGARLIAELLVDVAACRQLVPAGDAAVRAATEALRDQVRKREDACVKALLSLYAFRKDDARAADLPLLDGRWGDDLFNPETLRQLGIRLGGGVAAGAAAGAGIDLLVGGLTLGAATALGALAGGAWQTVGHYGQRLLGKLKGSRELSVDDSVLRLLALRQRQLLAALQTRGHAAVEAIQVQSPEDKQWREGKLPEALRKARAHPEWSALNGRRRGEKSERQEAVAQLATHLLEP; encoded by the coding sequence ATGACTGATGCACTGAAACTGGCCGTTGTCGGCCACACCAACGTCGGCAAGACCTCCCTGTTGCGCACGCTGACCCGCGATGTCGGCTTCGGCGAGGTCTCCCATCGTCCCAGCACCACGCGCCACGTGGAGGGCGCGCGGCTGTCGGTGGATGGCGAGCCGCTGCTGGAACTCTACGACACCCCCGGCCTGGAAGATGCCATCGCCCTGCGCGACTTCCTCGACGGCCTGGAACGCCCGGGTGAGCGCCTGGACGGCCCGGAAAAGCTGCGCCGCTTCCTCGATGGCAGCGAAGCCCGTGGCCGCTTCGAGCAGGAAGCCAAGGTACTGCGCCAGTTGCTGGCCTCTGACGCCGGCCTCTACGTGATCGACGCCCGCGAGCCGGTGCTCGCCAAGTACCGCGACGAACTGGCGGTGCTCGCCGCCTGCGCCCGGCCGCTGCTGCCGGTGCTCAACTTCGTCGCCAGCCCGCAGCACCGCGAAGAACAATGGCGCGAGGCGCTGTCACGCCTTGGCCTGCATGCCCTGGTGCGCTTCGACAGCGTGGCGCCGCCGCTGGATGGTGAGCGGCGCCTGTACGAAAGCCTCGCGCTGCTGCTGGAGCGCGCGCGGCCGCAACTGGACCGCCTGGTGGCTGATCATGAAGCCCAGGCCGTTGCCCGCCGTGAAGCCGGTGCGCGGTTGATCGCCGAGCTGCTGGTGGATGTCGCCGCCTGCCGCCAGTTGGTGCCGGCCGGCGATGCCGCCGTGCGCGCCGCCACCGAAGCGTTACGCGACCAGGTGCGCAAGCGCGAAGACGCCTGCGTGAAGGCGCTGCTCAGTCTCTACGCCTTCCGCAAGGACGACGCCCGCGCCGCCGACCTGCCATTGCTGGACGGGCGCTGGGGTGACGACCTGTTCAACCCGGAAACCTTGCGTCAGCTCGGCATCCGCCTGGGTGGCGGCGTTGCGGCTGGCGCGGCGGCGGGGGCGGGGATCGACCTGTTGGTGGGCGGCCTCACACTCGGCGCGGCGACTGCGCTCGGCGCGCTCGCTGGCGGCGCCTGGCAGACCGTCGGCCACTACGGCCAGCGCCTGCTCGGCAAGCTCAAGGGCAGCCGCGAGCTGTCGGTGGACGACAGCGTGCTGCGCCTGCTGGCACTGCGGCAGCGGCAATTGCTGGCGGCCCTGCAGACGCGCGGGCATGCGGCGGTGGAAGCGATCCAGGTGCAGTCGCCTGAAGACAAGCAGTGGCGCGAGGGCAAGCTGCCCGAGGCATTGCGCAAGGCGCGTGCGCATCCGGAGTGGTCGGCTCTCAATGGCCGCCGGCGCGGCGAGAAGAGCGAGCGGCAGGAGGCGGTGGCGCAGTTGGCCACGCATCTGCTCGAGCCGTAA